In Candidatus Acidiferrales bacterium, the sequence GAGGGGTTTTCCTTGAGCGGTCGGGTTGGCAGACCCACCCCCACGAGCCGCAACGGTGATTCTAGCTGAACGCGTGCGCCACCGGAAAATCGCTGCCGCGCTGCCAATCAGCAGAAAGCAACCCAGCAAGGTCTTGAACTCGTAGAGAAAGACATTTTGAATATCGCGCGATGGAATCAGGGCGAGTGTCATGGCGGCGGCCGTGCTCAGAAACCCGCTGATTCCGGCTGAGAGAAGCAACCAGCGGCTTTTGTAGAAGCCGCCGGCACCGCCGGCGGCGAAGCGCCACGCCATCTTGGCCAGCCCGGCATACAGGTAGAGAAAGGGCACCAGTTGAATGATGACGGCAACATTCAACAGCGTCAGATAGGCCTCCTTGACGCCGGCGCGGCTGAAGCTCAGCGCCACCATGGCCGTCGAAAGGATTCCCTGCACGGCCAGCGCGACATAAGGCGTTTGCCAGCGCTCATGCATTTTGCCAAAGGCAGCCGGCAGGTAGCGATCCAGTCCCGCCACAAACGGAATCCGGGCCGAACCGACCAGCCAGGCCGAAGCCGTTCCGGCGATCGAGGATGCCAGGATCAGCGCCAGCACCGGCGTCATCCAGGATTGGTGAACGCCGCCGGCCATGCGGCTGATGGCCTGCAGCACACCCTGAATCACGCCCACTTCCTGGTGTGGGATGGTCATGAGAAGGATGACTGTGCTCGCCAGGTAGAGCGCGCCGGAAGCGACCCCGGCCACCACCACCGCCCGCGGAACATCTCGCTTCGGGTTGCGAATCTCGTCGCCCATGACCGAGGCCAGTTCGAGTCCGACCAGCCCAAAACAAATCGTGCCGAAAGCCGACAAGGATTTCCAATCACTCCGGCCAACAAAGAACTGCTTCCAAGTGATTGCCTCTGCCGAGCCGTGACTCAAGAGCGCCCAGCCGCCAACCAGGATGAAGGTGGTCGCGACGATCCATGCCCCCGCGCCGCCCAGGTTGTGGATCCACTTGCCCGTGCCCAGCCCGCGCAGGTTGAGCGCAATCATCAGCCAGAGCGAGCCAACCGCGAAGACGAAGACAAACCACGGTTGGTCGCCGAGCCTGAGCGTGCGCTCTCCTCCCACATAGACAGAGATGCCGACAAGATAGAATAACAAGGTGGGAATGTAGCAGACGTTGTTGATCCAGTAGCACCAACCGGAAAGGAAGCCGTGAAAATCGCCAAATTGTTTTTTGGACCACAGGTAGATGCCGCCCTCTTCCGGATAGCGCGCCGAAAATTCAGTAACGGCAATCGCCTGCGGCACAAAAAAGAAAAGGAGCGCCACCACCCAGAGTGAAGCCGTGCCCAACCCGCCCGCCGCCACCACCGGCACCAAATTCAGATTGGTGATGGCGACGATGTTGAGCAGCACCAGGTCCCAGAGACCCAGCTCGCGCCGCAGTTTCGGCTTGGCATTTCCTTCCGCCGTAAGAAGGCCTCCCTGCCGCGAGGCATGAAGTAGGCCGCCCGGGCGCTCCGGGGGTATTGAAGCCAGGAGGGCTAGGTTGCGCCCACGCTTTGCTTCTGCTTGGCGTGCTCCGCCAAAGCCGGCGCCAGGTCAGCAAACGCGTCCAGATGCTTCTGGATGTCCACTTGGGTGTGGGCCACACAGATGGTCCATTGTTCGTCCCACCAGTAGGGTTGCGGCAGGACGCCCCGATTGACCATCCCGAACCAGTAGTGCTGCCACAGCGGCTTGTCCATTTCAAGCCAATCGCGATAATTCCGAATGGGGTGGGGCAGGAAAAGGATGGCGCCGTTGGCTCCCGCGCCTTCGATGGTGGCGTGCAATCCGACGCGGCCGGCGATGCGACGGTAGCCATCAAGCAATTGTTCGTTCAGTCTTGCCACGCGGTCATGGGCGTCCTGCGTGAGGACGTCCCGCAAGGTCGCCAAGCCCGCCGTCATGGCGACGGGATTGGTGTTGTATGTCCCGGCGTGAAATACCTTGCCCGAAGCAATCGCATCCATCACATGCTTGCGTGCGCCAAAGGCGGCCAGAGAGAAGCCGCCGCCGATGGATTTCGCCAGCACGACGATGTCCGGCTCGATGCCGAAAAATTCGCAAGCCCCGCCGCGCGCCAGTTTCACTCCGGTTTTGACTTCGTCGAAAATCAGCATTGCCTCGTAACGTTGGGTGAGTTCGCGAAGACCACGGAGGTAGCCCGGATCGGGCATGCAGATGCCGAGGTTCATCATGATGGGTTCAAGGATCAGGGCC encodes:
- a CDS encoding glutamate-1-semialdehyde 2,1-aminomutase, encoding MAWLEKEIQRYLERTPKSKRAHQAAMEHLPLGVGSNFRAYEPYPLFVDSAVGGQLWDLDGNEYLDHNLCFGALMAGHSHPAVVRAVSERIQRGTMFGMSTELDAALGREIKARFPVDQVRFANSGTEATMHSIRLARGVTGRDKIIKMEGGYHGVHDAVLVSVKPPREAAGDARQPTPVASGHGIPQAAMQNTLVAPFNDLAAVERLFREHRAEVAALILEPIMMNLGICMPDPGYLRGLRELTQRYEAMLIFDEVKTGVKLARGGACEFFGIEPDIVVLAKSIGGGFSLAAFGARKHVMDAIASGKVFHAGTYNTNPVAMTAGLATLRDVLTQDAHDRVARLNEQLLDGYRRIAGRVGLHATIEGAGANGAILFLPHPIRNYRDWLEMDKPLWQHYWFGMVNRGVLPQPYWWDEQWTICVAHTQVDIQKHLDAFADLAPALAEHAKQKQSVGAT
- a CDS encoding APC family permease — protein: MASIPPERPGGLLHASRQGGLLTAEGNAKPKLRRELGLWDLVLLNIVAITNLNLVPVVAAGGLGTASLWVVALLFFFVPQAIAVTEFSARYPEEGGIYLWSKKQFGDFHGFLSGWCYWINNVCYIPTLLFYLVGISVYVGGERTLRLGDQPWFVFVFAVGSLWLMIALNLRGLGTGKWIHNLGGAGAWIVATTFILVGGWALLSHGSAEAITWKQFFVGRSDWKSLSAFGTICFGLVGLELASVMGDEIRNPKRDVPRAVVVAGVASGALYLASTVILLMTIPHQEVGVIQGVLQAISRMAGGVHQSWMTPVLALILASSIAGTASAWLVGSARIPFVAGLDRYLPAAFGKMHERWQTPYVALAVQGILSTAMVALSFSRAGVKEAYLTLLNVAVIIQLVPFLYLYAGLAKMAWRFAAGGAGGFYKSRWLLLSAGISGFLSTAAAMTLALIPSRDIQNVFLYEFKTLLGCFLLIGSAAAIFRWRTRSARITVAARGGGSANPTAQGKPLDPFSEE